A stretch of DNA from Endozoicomonas sp. 8E:
GGAGTTTGTGGATCAGATTCTGGGTATGGAAGGTCGGGAAAAAGCAGTTGTGGTGGCATCACCCGGTGACGAATCGCCCGTGCGCAGAATTCGTGCTGCACTCTATTGTCATCAAATTGCCGAGTATTTCAGAGACCAGGGTAAATCAGTTCTGCTGCTGATGGACTCCCTTACCCGTTACGCCCAGGCTCACCGTGAAATCGCGCTGGCTGTGGGTGAAGCTCCGGCTGCAAAAGGTTTTCCGCCTTCGGTATTCAGTAAGATTCCGATACTGCTGGAGCGGGCCGGAACGGGAACCGGTGAAGGTTCAGTAACGGCCATCTATACCGTACTGGCAGAAGGTGATGATATGCAGGAGCCTGTAGTAGACACTGCCCGCTCCATTCTGGATGGACATATTGTGCTAAGTCGTGAGCTGGCGGAAAGAGGGCATTTCCCGGCCATTGACCTGGAGGCCTCTATCAGCAGAACCATGTCTCAGTTGATAACAGAAGAACATGAAACCTGTGCCCAGGTGTTCCGACGTTACCATGCCCGGTATAATGAGTTCAGAGAACTTATGGCTATAGGGGCTTACAAACCCGGAGCTGATCCAGAGCTTGACAAAGCGATTGAACATCGTCCGCAGATGGAGCGTTTCCTCCAGCAGAGCCGATATGAACAGGTTGATCTCTCTGGCAGTGTTCAACAACTGATAAATATCTGGCAGCCTGATCAGGTTGTTACATCATGAGCAAGGTTCAGCGCCTGGAAAAAGCACAGTCCGCACTGGAAAAAAAGAGCCAGTTAACTAAAAGAGAGAAACAGCATGCCGAGCAGAGTCTGGCTTCTCTCAACTCCCAGAAAGAGTTGTTAAATGATGCCCGGAAATCCTGCGATAGTCGTCCTGGAGAAAAACTTTCATCACTATCCTGCTGGGGTCGCAATCAGTTTGTTGAATTACTTGCAGATGTTTCTGTTTTGCTGGAAGAGAAGATAAAAGCAGAGTCTGGAAATCTCGAGCAAATTAACCAGCGGCTGGAAGAAGAGCGCAGAATGACCAGCGGCGTTGAACATTTAAAAAACAAAGAAACCGAAAAACAGCAGCAAAAACAGCTTCGGGATGAACTTCAGGAGACAGATCGACTGCTGCAGCGCACCCCTCGCTAAGTACCTGGCCAGTTGGTTTCGCATATTCTGGCGAGTGGATTTTTTCATCCTTCAAGGCGCAACGACGGGCGCGTAGCCATAGCTACGCAACCAGAGTTGGAACGCAGAAGGATGGAAAAAGCCGCCGTCCAGAATATGAGGAACCAACTGGTTAGGTACTTAATTCTGGTTGGATTTTAAAAAGCCTTAGAGGTGTTCTGAGGCTTTTTTGTGTTTGGGGATTGTACGGTTGCTCCAGTTTTGATTTTGGGCTTTTGCCCCCTTTAACGGCTGCCTATTCTGTTTGGTTTTTAAATTTTCGTGCGCTAGAGTTGGGTCTTGTCGATAACAATATACAATCTCGCGCTGCTTTGAGCTGCTGGCAAAATAAGAGGTAGCCTATGACCGTCGCCAACCCAATGAAAAAATTAGTAGATAGGTTAGCCAGCACAGGTTTTTCCGCTGCTTTTATTAATGATTTGATGCCCGTCTGGTGGGATAAGAGCCTCGAAAAATCAGAACAGTCGATGTTATTGCTCAAGATGCATTTTTCGAAGAATCTCGGGTTGGATCTTGCTTCATTACTCGATAACCGAAGGAGTGTAAAGTTTCAGCTTGCTGAAAATGTCCACTACAAGCTCACCAAAAATAAAAAAGAAGATCAGGTTGTACTTAGTCAATCTCTAGCCAGAAGCATGGCTAAGCTGGTTGCGTCAGCAGCAGTAAGGGGATATAAGCCTTTGCCTAAAAATGCTGGTTTGATCCGGCAGAAGATATTAAAAGACCACCCTTGGACGGGATTTGATAACCTGGTTGATTATTGCTGGAGTCGTGGTATTCCTGTCATTTATTTGAGCCGTTTACCCAAAGGTGCAAAGAAGTTTGAAGGCATGGTTGTTGACGTTGATGGTCGGCCAGTAATAGTGTTGGCCAAGAAAAGTAGCGACCCTTCATGGCAACTCTTTGTCCTCGCTCATGAAATAGGTCACATTGGTTGCGGTCATGTGAAAGAGGGTGCTGGCTACCTTGATGAAGTTGTTGACAGTGATGACGATAATCCCAAAGAAAAAGAGGCAACGGCATACGGCTTAAAACTTCTTACAGGTAGTAGTCGTACCCCGATTGGCCCAAAAAGTGGGGGACTGACAGGTCGCCAGTTGGCAAAGGCATCCAAAGATTATGGACGAAAGCACCAGGTTGAGCCGGGGCACATTGCACTGAACTACGCGCATAACCAGAACTTTATAGCTGTTGGCAACGCTGCGTTGAAAACTATAGGCGGCCATTACGATGCTGTTGAGTATGTCAGGGACGCTCTTAAGCAAAACATTGATGAAACAGAAATCCCCAAAGATAGCAGGTACGTTTTGAGTCGTCTTGTATAACCCAAAAGGTGTAATGGGTAAATGTTCGGTTTGATCGATACCGATGCTGCTTATAAACTTTCTTGCTGCCGCCTTCTGGATGAAGCATCTACGTACTTAAAGTTAAGTGGCTTCCGTGCTCTTGAAGCAATGCCTCATGTGGTTGAAAAACAAATATTTGGTGATAAACAATACGGATACAACAAACCTTCAGTCAGGAGCAGGATCACAAAAGAAGTAAAAGCAATCCCCAGAATGAAAGAAGCACACGTAGAGGATGTCTTTTTGCTGTCTACCTTGCAGGACGCTTTTGACCATGGGGAAGCTTTTTTATTATATAGGGCAATAAAAGATGGGCAAATGTTGCTGGTGAGTGGCGACAAAAGATTCTGCAAGGCGTTGGGGAAAAAGCCGGAAATCTTAAAAGCGTGCTCTCATTTGGAGGGTAAAATGATATGTCTGGAGCACTTGATTCTATGCCTTATCGAATCGTACCAATTCAGGTATGTCTGTGATCGAGTGGCTCCTGCCCGTCACTGCGATACAACCCTCAGGCTTTCTTTCAATCAAGGCGAAGAAAGTCGGGAGGCTTCGGTTGTAGAAGCATTGGTTTCTTTTTCAAAAGATGCTGTAAGATCCCTGGGGAGTTTAGCTTATAGCTATAAGCCCTGGTATGAATAGCTCTCCAGCTCTGCCCCTTACCTCGTTCCCCAAGCTAATAACAAAATCCAGTGGATTGCCCGTTGGCAATCACTGATTTAAAGGTTAACCTGATGCTTCATAAGGTACTTTATGCAGGGAAGCATCCATGCCGCTTTTGATACCGCATTTCAGACCGCTTTTCAGATCATCCATACTCATCGCCTCGCTATTTTCTCCTCACACCGCTTCTGATACAGACCTCGCAAAAGAGATTGAACGCAGAGTTTATCAATCCGTTGAAAAAGCAGTGGCCGGTTTTATTCAATCGATTCCCGGTGCCCGCTATGAACTGAAAGTCCGCCCTCTTTCTTCCAGTAAATCCCGAAGAACCTGCAAAGGCAACCTGTCTGTTTCTGCAGCTTCCGGAGCGCGTCCGCCTGTGGGGGTTGTCAAACGAATTGTAGAATGCCCTGGTGAATGGCGAATGACGGTGATGACTGAAAGTAAGATTTTGGTGCCTGTTATTCACAGTGCTCGTGCTCTGGCCAGAGGGCAGAGGCTGACCAGCGATGTTCTTGTGTTTCGGGAAGCCGATTACAGCAGGCTGAGAGGTCAGTTTTTTACTGAAATCAATGAAATCAGGGGGAGAGTCATCAAACGCAGTATAGGTGCACAGAAACTGATTTCAGCCAATATGCTCGAAAAAGACTATTTGATTCGCAAGGGGGAAATCGTCCAGATTATTGCCGGCGGGAATGGACTAGAGGTTTCTATGTCCGGGGTGTCTCTGGATGATGGCGAAATACAGGAAACCATTCGGGTAAGAAACCGGTCTTCCGGCAAAATTGTGCATGCAGAAGTTATCAGCACAGGAAAGGTTCGAATTCGTCATTAATTTTTTTCTGAATACGCTAATCAGCGTCTGATTAGATGTTTTATCAAAAAATTAACTAATCAGCAGATGATTTAGTCAATAACCATTAAATTAACCCTTTCAGAGAATGATTTTATGAGCCGCGACATTGTTAATGCCCTTATTCCGGGTACGTTACAGAATAAAAACTGGTATCAGGCTTACCTGGTTCTGCTTGGGCAGCTCTTTGCCTGGGCAAGGTTGTGTGAAATGGAGTTTTTGCCGGAGCGAGAGTTGCCAGACAATCATTCAGAACTTGAACAGCTGTTCAGAGAAATCGGACAGAAAAAAGTACCGGAGACATTCGCCAATGCAGATCAACGTATCTGGCAAATAGCCTGGCAACAGGGTGATGAGTTACCTGGACAGATCCCGATAGATGAAATCACCCGAGCCTGCCACTCAGTGATGACCGCAAAGAGGCATAAGCTACTGAAGTACAATGAGATTCCTCTGGCCTTGCAGCGCCGCTTCAGACCCCTCTCCTCGGCACTGCCCGAAGCCATTGGCGGGCTGCTGGAGGCACTGTCCGAACCAGTTGGCAGTTGCTACCTGCCCAATGCGGATAGTTTTATTCTGGGAGCGGATCTTGCGCTCACCGGCCAGGTTTATTCTGAGCAGTCTTCTATCAATAGCCTGGATGCTTTGAGTGTTCTGATTAATCCGGATATTCATATTGCCCGGGGGCATCCGGTACTTGAACCTGCTTTTTTTAAATCGGGCCAGCTACAAAAGTTTGACCATGGGGTGGGTCTTCTGACAGCAGACCACCGTTATAAAGTGAATGAAGTTCGAGATATTTTCCAACGGTTGGATACCCAGGTTCGTAATGAAGAAATGTTGTTTATCCGGCATATGTTCTGGCGCTGTTCCGAACAGGTTGTCATTGCTGTGCCGGGGGTGTTTCTTCAGAAAAATACCGAGCATCATATTGCCTTTCGCCGCTGGTTATTAAAACAGAACAGGCTACACGCTATTATTAAGCTGCCCAAAGGACTGCTTCCCGGTCGGGCCACGCCACTTTATGTGCTGGTGGCAAAAAGACAGGTTACTGATAATGTGCATTTGATAGATGCCAGTAGCGACTACTTCAAAGTTACCCCTGTCCGCAAAAAGGGAGCAGCCAAAATTCAGCTGAATAATGTGGATGTCATTCTTGAACAAATGAATGATGAAACAGTAAACCCTCGTTTCTCCAAAAAACTGGACAAAAGGCAGTTGATTCAGGGGAGCGTTATTCTTGATCCCGGACATTATTGTGCTGACACCCGACGCATTGATTTACTCGGAAAGCCTTTAGCTGCCAGTCATTTAGAGTCACAGGTCGATATCATAAGAGCTCAGGCTCTGCGTGATAATAGTCTGGAAAAACAGGTATTTCTGGAAGTAACAGCCAATGACATTAATGAGGCTGGAGAGATTGAGCACCCTGAAAAAGAAATTCATGTTGATGAAAAAGGGCTGAAGCGAGCAAAGCAACAGTTACTGCGACCAGGAGATGTTCTGCTGGTTATTAAGGGACAGGCGGGGCGAATTGCCATTGTACCGGATGTCTGTGGGTTAAACTGGGTGGCCAATCAGTCCTTTGTCATTCTTCGACTGAAGAAAAATACTTATCTCAATAGCTCTATTGTTTTGTTTCGATTCCTGCGCTCGCAAACCGGAAAAATGTTGCTTGACAGTATTTGTACAGAAAGTCAGGTGCCGTTTATTCATGGCAATGATTTAAAACAACTTCCTGTTCCCGAGTGGTCTTCCATTGAACAAAGGCAGGCAGAACAGTCTCACAGAGAAATTCTCAAACTCTATGCCCAGGTTCGGTTTATTCGTGATAAAGCGCGAATGATAGAAAGTGAGTTGTTAAAAGAAGCTTGATGCCAGGGTACCCATAATCATGGCCCAGCCGTCTACCAGAACAAACAGCATTAATTTGAAAGGCAGCGAAATCATCTGGGGTGACAACATAATCATACCCATGGCCATGAGAACACTGGCCACTACCAGGTCAATCACCAGAAAGGGGATGTATATAACAAAGCCAATTTGAAAGGCGGTTTTCAATTCACTGGTAACAAAAGCGGGAATAGCGATGGAGAAAGGTGTTTCAGCAACATCGATCGGTGGAGTGATATCGGCAATTTGATAAAACAATTCCAGATCCGTATCTCTGGTCTGGCGTAGCATAAAATCTTTGACAGGAATTTCCGCCTGTTTTAGAGCCTCCATCAGTGTCAACTGATCATCCAGATAAGGTTCTACCGCCTGAGTATAAACAAGCCCAAATAATGGTTGCATTATAATCAGGGTCAGTGCCAACGATATTCCAAGCAAAACCTGAGTCGGGGGAGTTTGCTGTAATCCCAGAGCCTGACGCAGAATCGCCAGAACAATAATAATCCGGGTAAAAGACGTCATCATCAACAGCGCAGCAGGAATAAAGCTCAGTGCCGTCATCAGAATCAGAATCTGAAGACTGGCGCTGTATTCCTGAGAATCGCCATTACTGGTGACCGTCATTAATGGAAAGCCTTCCTGTCCCCAGCTGAGTGACGGAGTCAGGAGAAATGTCAGGCCGGCATAGATCAGAAACCTCATAGTCACAGGTCAGGCCAGATTTTTCAGACGTTCTGATTCGCTGATGACATCCAGCAAGCGAATACCGTACTTATCGTTGATCACCACAACTTCGGCGTAGGCGACCAGGGTACCATTGACTTTCACTTCCAAAGGCTCGGAGGCTTCTTTCTCCAGCTCTACAATTGAGCCTTTATTAAGGTGCATTAGCTCACCAATGTTAATTTCGGTGCTGCCCAGCTCCAGAGAAAGTGTCACTGGAATATCAAGAATCATGCCCAGATCACTGACTGACTGCGGCGGGTTGTTGTTATCTTCAATCTCTTTGGAGTTGGTTTCTGATTCCAGACTGTCCTGGAGACTGACACTATCATCTGCAGGTTGTGGCGAAGCTATTTCCTGCTCGTTTTCATTTTCTTCATTACTCATAGATTTTTTTCCTCAGGCTGTTGGACTTCTGCCTACTCTTTCTCACCTTGATACAGAGAGCTAATGATTTTCATGGCCAGCATATTATTCACAGTGCAGACGTCAGCACGGTAGGCTGGAATGCCTGCGAACTTCACAGTGACACTGCTGGGAATATCTGCCTGAATGATCTGTCCGGTTTTCAGTCTCAGCACATCGCGAAGGCTCAGCTTCAACTCGCATAATCGGGCAGAGACTTCCAGAGGAGCCTGCATAACCCCGGCCATCATGTTGTGTTGCCAGGTGGGATCCTGTTCTGTGAATTTAAAGGCCTGCAGTTTTTCTCTGACCGGTTCCAGAGCCTGATAAGGCATGATGATATGAAATGGGCTTTCTGTGGAGCCAAGGGAAATAGTGAAGCGACTCAGAAGGATAATCTCGGTATCTGAGCGAAAAATGGTGGATATGGGGCGGTTGTGATTTTCAGCTAGGCGTATCTTGAAAGAAAGAATACTGCTCCAGGCTTCGGTCTGGTCATCTGCTGCAGATTTTAGCAGCCTTTCCATGATGCGAATCTCGGCGTTGGTCAGTTCCTCTTCATGGTTTTCGTTAAACTCGCCGGTACCACTGAAAAAAATGTCTACAAGAGAATATAAAAGTGGTGTTTCCAGGGCCATGAAGCCAGCACACTTCAGTGTTGTAGAGCGGTAGATATACTGCACATCAGGTATATTTTCCTGATGCAGATAATCACCGATTGCCAGGGAATCGACCGATTCAAAATGAATATCTACCGGGCGACGAAAAACAGCAGTGAGACTGTGACGAAATAATTGGGAAAAACGTCGGTAGATCAATTCAAGTGTCGGCAAAAGGTCGTGTATCTTATAATCCGGGTTAGTCAGATCATAAGTGGTCAGATCCTTGAACTTTGACGGCGGGTGAACCCGGCGAGTCTTTGTTTCACCCGACAGGCTGGATTCGGTATTGCCTGATAAAGATTTCCGTTCCATGGGAAATTCCATATAACTGGCTTATCACCAGATAATTCTTGTTATTAAAAAACATACCGCTATTAGCTGATAAAGACAATCAGCCAATTTTGCCAACCACAATGACTTCTTTATTTTCAGGGATTTCATTAAACGACAATACATGCATACCCTCGGTACATAAACGAGCATATCTTG
This window harbors:
- a CDS encoding FliI/YscN family ATPase, with translation MPLSDDLIEKLKTVPVAKLSGKISAIKGLLLEAQGLRLPIGQLCHINMRSGRQVEAEVVGFDGASQFLMPLSTTMEGLAAGDRIIPVSLNHTMPVGEELLGRVVDAMGKPLDSSALTLSDRISIHSPPLNPMIRRPVDEPLEVGVRVIDSLLTLGKGQRVGLFAGSGVGKSTLMGMMTRNTRADVTVVGLIGERSREVKEFVDQILGMEGREKAVVVASPGDESPVRRIRAALYCHQIAEYFRDQGKSVLLLMDSLTRYAQAHREIALAVGEAPAAKGFPPSVFSKIPILLERAGTGTGEGSVTAIYTVLAEGDDMQEPVVDTARSILDGHIVLSRELAERGHFPAIDLEASISRTMSQLITEEHETCAQVFRRYHARYNEFRELMAIGAYKPGADPELDKAIEHRPQMERFLQQSRYEQVDLSGSVQQLINIWQPDQVVTS
- a CDS encoding ImmA/IrrE family metallo-endopeptidase, giving the protein MTVANPMKKLVDRLASTGFSAAFINDLMPVWWDKSLEKSEQSMLLLKMHFSKNLGLDLASLLDNRRSVKFQLAENVHYKLTKNKKEDQVVLSQSLARSMAKLVASAAVRGYKPLPKNAGLIRQKILKDHPWTGFDNLVDYCWSRGIPVIYLSRLPKGAKKFEGMVVDVDGRPVIVLAKKSSDPSWQLFVLAHEIGHIGCGHVKEGAGYLDEVVDSDDDNPKEKEATAYGLKLLTGSSRTPIGPKSGGLTGRQLAKASKDYGRKHQVEPGHIALNYAHNQNFIAVGNAALKTIGGHYDAVEYVRDALKQNIDETEIPKDSRYVLSRLV
- the flgA gene encoding flagellar basal body P-ring formation chaperone FlgA; the encoded protein is MPLLIPHFRPLFRSSILIASLFSPHTASDTDLAKEIERRVYQSVEKAVAGFIQSIPGARYELKVRPLSSSKSRRTCKGNLSVSAASGARPPVGVVKRIVECPGEWRMTVMTESKILVPVIHSARALARGQRLTSDVLVFREADYSRLRGQFFTEINEIRGRVIKRSIGAQKLISANMLEKDYLIRKGEIVQIIAGGNGLEVSMSGVSLDDGEIQETIRVRNRSSGKIVHAEVISTGKVRIRH
- a CDS encoding N-6 DNA methylase encodes the protein MSRDIVNALIPGTLQNKNWYQAYLVLLGQLFAWARLCEMEFLPERELPDNHSELEQLFREIGQKKVPETFANADQRIWQIAWQQGDELPGQIPIDEITRACHSVMTAKRHKLLKYNEIPLALQRRFRPLSSALPEAIGGLLEALSEPVGSCYLPNADSFILGADLALTGQVYSEQSSINSLDALSVLINPDIHIARGHPVLEPAFFKSGQLQKFDHGVGLLTADHRYKVNEVRDIFQRLDTQVRNEEMLFIRHMFWRCSEQVVIAVPGVFLQKNTEHHIAFRRWLLKQNRLHAIIKLPKGLLPGRATPLYVLVAKRQVTDNVHLIDASSDYFKVTPVRKKGAAKIQLNNVDVILEQMNDETVNPRFSKKLDKRQLIQGSVILDPGHYCADTRRIDLLGKPLAASHLESQVDIIRAQALRDNSLEKQVFLEVTANDINEAGEIEHPEKEIHVDEKGLKRAKQQLLRPGDVLLVIKGQAGRIAIVPDVCGLNWVANQSFVILRLKKNTYLNSSIVLFRFLRSQTGKMLLDSICTESQVPFIHGNDLKQLPVPEWSSIEQRQAEQSHREILKLYAQVRFIRDKARMIESELLKEA
- the fliP gene encoding flagellar type III secretion system pore protein FliP (The bacterial flagellar biogenesis protein FliP forms a type III secretion system (T3SS)-type pore required for flagellar assembly.) — its product is MRFLIYAGLTFLLTPSLSWGQEGFPLMTVTSNGDSQEYSASLQILILMTALSFIPAALLMMTSFTRIIIVLAILRQALGLQQTPPTQVLLGISLALTLIIMQPLFGLVYTQAVEPYLDDQLTLMEALKQAEIPVKDFMLRQTRDTDLELFYQIADITPPIDVAETPFSIAIPAFVTSELKTAFQIGFVIYIPFLVIDLVVASVLMAMGMIMLSPQMISLPFKLMLFVLVDGWAMIMGTLASSFF
- the fliN gene encoding flagellar motor switch protein FliN — encoded protein: MSNEENENEQEIASPQPADDSVSLQDSLESETNSKEIEDNNNPPQSVSDLGMILDIPVTLSLELGSTEINIGELMHLNKGSIVELEKEASEPLEVKVNGTLVAYAEVVVINDKYGIRLLDVISESERLKNLA
- a CDS encoding flagellar motor switch protein FliM, translated to MERKSLSGNTESSLSGETKTRRVHPPSKFKDLTTYDLTNPDYKIHDLLPTLELIYRRFSQLFRHSLTAVFRRPVDIHFESVDSLAIGDYLHQENIPDVQYIYRSTTLKCAGFMALETPLLYSLVDIFFSGTGEFNENHEEELTNAEIRIMERLLKSAADDQTEAWSSILSFKIRLAENHNRPISTIFRSDTEIILLSRFTISLGSTESPFHIIMPYQALEPVREKLQAFKFTEQDPTWQHNMMAGVMQAPLEVSARLCELKLSLRDVLRLKTGQIIQADIPSSVTVKFAGIPAYRADVCTVNNMLAMKIISSLYQGEKE